From the Nocardiopsis changdeensis genome, one window contains:
- the cas1e gene encoding type I-E CRISPR-associated endonuclease Cas1e: MTATAGSRGASTPWELTRVGERISFVYLEKCIVHREDNAITAADGEGVRHLPSATIGVLLLGPGTSVTDGAMKLLGECGATVVWVGEYGVRFYAAGRALTRSSKLVEAQATAWANPQKRLSVARGMYRMRFPDLDVEGRTRQQLLGYEGKRVQAAYRKEAERTGVTWRGRHYVPGDHDRSDTPNKAITSAAQCFYGMAHSVTAALGCSPGLGFVHSGHERGFVMDIADLYKVEIGIPVAFDAAAQGDEDVDGVTRRLLRDRINREGLLERCVDDVKRLLLGDAADEAADERDEVALVGDRGRLLEAGHNYEFEVVW, encoded by the coding sequence GTGACCGCCACGGCGGGGAGCCGCGGGGCGTCGACACCGTGGGAGCTGACCAGGGTCGGTGAGCGGATCTCGTTCGTGTACCTGGAGAAGTGCATCGTGCACCGGGAGGACAACGCGATCACCGCGGCGGACGGCGAGGGGGTCCGGCACCTGCCGTCGGCGACCATCGGGGTGTTGCTGCTGGGGCCGGGGACCAGTGTGACCGACGGTGCGATGAAGCTGCTGGGGGAGTGCGGCGCGACCGTGGTGTGGGTCGGCGAGTACGGGGTGCGGTTCTACGCGGCGGGGAGGGCGCTCACGCGGTCGTCCAAGCTGGTGGAGGCGCAGGCGACGGCGTGGGCGAACCCGCAGAAGCGGTTGAGCGTGGCGCGGGGGATGTACCGGATGCGGTTCCCGGACCTGGATGTCGAGGGGCGGACGCGTCAGCAGCTTCTCGGGTACGAGGGCAAGCGCGTCCAGGCCGCCTATCGGAAGGAGGCCGAGCGGACGGGGGTGACCTGGCGCGGGCGGCATTACGTGCCGGGGGACCACGACCGGTCGGACACGCCGAACAAGGCGATCACCTCGGCGGCACAGTGCTTCTACGGGATGGCGCACTCGGTGACGGCGGCGCTGGGATGCAGTCCGGGGCTGGGGTTCGTGCACTCGGGGCATGAGCGCGGGTTCGTCATGGACATCGCCGACCTGTACAAGGTGGAGATCGGGATCCCGGTGGCCTTCGACGCGGCTGCGCAGGGCGACGAGGACGTCGACGGGGTGACCCGGCGGTTGCTGCGGGACCGGATCAACCGCGAGGGGCTGCTGGAGCGCTGCGTGGACGACGTGAAGCGTCTGCTCCTGGGGGACGCGGCGGACGAGGCGGCCGATGAGCGGGACGAGGTGGCCCTCGTGGGCGACCGCGGGCGGTTGTTGGAGGCGGGGCACAACTACGAGTTCGAGGTCGTGTGGTGA
- the cas2e gene encoding type I-E CRISPR-associated endoribonuclease Cas2e, with translation MTVLVLTNCPKGLRGLLTRWLMEISSGVFVGRPSRRIRDLLWEEVQQYAGQGRALLVYTNDSEQGFGFKTFEHHWQPVDHEGLILMNRPKESSPSASTNPPKKGWSKASKRRRFGH, from the coding sequence GTGACGGTCCTGGTGCTGACCAACTGTCCGAAGGGGTTGCGGGGACTGCTGACCCGATGGCTGATGGAGATCTCGTCAGGGGTGTTCGTGGGCAGGCCCTCGCGGAGGATCCGTGATCTGCTGTGGGAGGAGGTGCAGCAGTACGCGGGGCAGGGGAGGGCGTTGCTCGTGTACACGAACGATTCGGAGCAGGGGTTCGGCTTCAAGACCTTCGAGCACCACTGGCAGCCGGTCGACCATGAGGGTCTGATCCTCATGAACCGCCCGAAGGAGTCTTCGCCGTCTGCTTCCACCAACCCACCGAAGAAGGGCTGGAGCAAGGCCTCCAAGCGACGTCGTTTCGGCCACTGA
- the cas5e gene encoding type I-E CRISPR-associated protein Cas5/CasD, producing the protein MSVLPLVLAGPLQSWGSASRFARRTTENAPTKSGVVGLLAAALGRERTEDLSDLAALRFGVRIDQPGVRVRDYQTARHLVTDVSMPVSERFYLADAVFVAAVEGDDELVGTLYDAVRAPVFLPYLGRRSCPPARPLDLGEPVPGRVEDVLEGQSWQAAPWYRRSRRREAAVDLTTIIDAGRGTAGDLFRDLPLSFDPLHRRYAMRAVATASVRVRNPDARRERIPDHDPLLALGGD; encoded by the coding sequence ATGAGCGTCCTGCCCCTCGTCCTGGCCGGACCGCTCCAGTCCTGGGGGTCGGCGTCCAGGTTCGCCCGGCGCACCACGGAGAACGCCCCGACCAAGAGCGGGGTGGTCGGGCTGCTCGCCGCCGCCCTGGGCCGGGAGCGCACCGAGGACCTGTCCGACCTGGCGGCGCTGCGCTTCGGGGTCCGCATCGACCAGCCCGGGGTCCGGGTGCGCGACTACCAGACCGCCCGGCACCTGGTCACCGACGTGTCCATGCCGGTATCGGAACGCTTCTACCTGGCGGACGCGGTGTTCGTCGCGGCGGTCGAGGGCGACGACGAACTCGTCGGGACGCTGTACGACGCCGTGCGGGCCCCGGTCTTCCTTCCCTACCTCGGGCGGCGCTCCTGCCCGCCGGCCCGGCCCCTCGACCTGGGAGAGCCGGTCCCCGGCCGTGTGGAGGACGTGCTGGAGGGCCAGTCCTGGCAGGCCGCCCCGTGGTACCGGCGCAGCAGGCGCCGGGAGGCCGCGGTGGACCTCACCACCATCATCGACGCCGGACGAGGGACCGCTGGAGACCTGTTCCGCGACCTTCCGCTCAGCTTCGACCCCCTGCACCGGCGTTACGCCATGCGTGCGGTCGCCACCGCGTCGGTACGGGTGCGCAACCCGGACGCGCGCCGCGAGCGGATACCCGACCACGACCCCCTGCTCGCGCTGGGAGGAGACTGA
- the cas7e gene encoding type I-E CRISPR-associated protein Cas7/Cse4/CasC, which yields MSRTILDVHVLQTVPPSNLNRDDTGTPKTAVYGGVRRARVSSQAWKRATRQAFGALLAPQDLGTRTKRVAELVADRITELAPDLSRDEAVALAAETVQVATGSKIEVPKRKADAAKKKGEKEPAPESSYLMFLSARQRDGLAALAVEGREDIKGFLKDKDAKARAKAIADTHHSVDIALFGRMVADGADINVDAAAQVAHAISVHAVENESDYYTAVDDRNEDSEPGAGMIGTVEFNSATLYRYAAVDVDQLRKNLGEGLREDEPATEPLRRAVQAFVRGFVESLPTGKINTFGNHTLPDAVIVKLRSARPISFVGAFEEPVEAGRGHLAEACARLADYIVGVERAYNATDDVDTWVVRVGERTAKLSGVGASVSLAELVDQVGEAVARRQVSGA from the coding sequence ATGAGCCGCACCATTCTCGACGTGCACGTGTTGCAGACCGTGCCGCCCAGCAATCTCAACCGCGACGACACCGGCACCCCCAAGACCGCCGTCTACGGCGGCGTCCGCCGGGCCCGGGTCTCCAGCCAGGCCTGGAAGCGCGCCACCCGCCAGGCGTTCGGTGCCCTCCTCGCCCCCCAGGACCTGGGCACCCGCACCAAGCGCGTCGCCGAACTGGTCGCCGACCGCATCACCGAACTCGCACCGGACCTTTCCCGGGACGAGGCCGTCGCCCTCGCCGCCGAGACCGTTCAGGTCGCCACCGGGTCCAAGATCGAGGTGCCCAAGCGCAAGGCCGACGCCGCCAAGAAGAAGGGCGAGAAGGAGCCCGCTCCCGAGTCCTCCTACCTCATGTTCCTCAGCGCCCGCCAGCGCGACGGCCTGGCCGCCCTCGCCGTCGAGGGCCGCGAGGACATCAAGGGGTTCCTCAAGGACAAGGACGCCAAGGCGCGTGCCAAGGCCATCGCCGACACCCACCACTCCGTCGACATCGCCCTGTTCGGCCGCATGGTCGCCGACGGTGCCGACATCAACGTGGACGCCGCCGCCCAGGTCGCCCACGCCATCAGCGTGCACGCGGTCGAGAACGAGTCCGACTACTACACCGCCGTCGACGACCGCAATGAGGACTCCGAGCCGGGCGCGGGCATGATCGGCACCGTCGAGTTCAACTCCGCGACCCTCTACCGCTACGCCGCCGTCGACGTCGACCAGCTGCGCAAGAACCTGGGGGAGGGGCTGCGCGAGGACGAGCCCGCCACCGAGCCGCTGCGCCGAGCGGTGCAGGCGTTCGTGCGCGGGTTCGTGGAGTCGCTGCCCACCGGCAAGATCAACACCTTCGGCAACCACACCCTGCCGGACGCGGTGATCGTCAAACTGCGCAGCGCGCGGCCGATCAGCTTCGTCGGGGCCTTTGAAGAGCCCGTCGAGGCGGGCAGGGGACACCTCGCCGAGGCCTGCGCGCGGCTCGCCGACTACATCGTCGGGGTCGAGCGCGCCTACAACGCGACCGACGACGTGGACACCTGGGTGGTCCGGGTGGGGGAGCGCACGGCCAAGCTGTCCGGCGTCGGCGCCTCCGTCTCCCTGGCCGAACTGGTCGACCAGGTCGGCGAGGCGGTGGCCCGGCGGCAGGTGTCCGGCGCATGA
- the casB gene encoding type I-E CRISPR-associated protein Cse2/CasB, whose translation MTTTTPTEYMPALHDLGTFVDERIRPIQGGYMKDRPEAVALLAKLRRGAGKPLADVPELIGLTLDHDFYEKFPAGHPHVEHAEAAAHEALTLYALHQQSKRDQGMHRRGRDLGGAVRRLMPGGTIDEPLRRRFVQAGSAVDHGVRLDRLRGIVKLLRAADVPLDYGLLADQLYTIRAVRGGPSLVRTAWGRGFQSYRPATAEEGGTGTTTPPTDG comes from the coding sequence GTGACCACCACGACCCCCACCGAGTACATGCCGGCGCTCCACGACCTGGGGACCTTCGTCGACGAGCGCATCCGCCCCATCCAGGGCGGCTACATGAAGGACCGGCCCGAAGCGGTGGCGCTCCTGGCCAAACTGCGCCGGGGCGCGGGCAAACCCCTCGCGGACGTCCCGGAACTGATCGGGCTCACCCTCGACCACGACTTCTACGAGAAGTTCCCGGCCGGCCACCCGCATGTGGAGCACGCCGAGGCCGCCGCCCACGAGGCCCTGACCCTGTACGCCCTGCACCAGCAGTCCAAACGGGACCAGGGCATGCACCGGCGGGGTCGCGACCTGGGCGGTGCGGTGCGGCGCCTCATGCCGGGCGGAACCATCGACGAACCCCTGCGCAGGCGCTTCGTCCAGGCCGGAAGCGCGGTGGACCACGGCGTCCGCCTGGACCGCCTCCGGGGCATCGTCAAGCTGCTGCGAGCCGCCGACGTCCCCCTCGACTACGGCCTGCTGGCCGACCAGCTCTACACGATCCGGGCCGTCAGGGGCGGCCCCTCCCTCGTCCGCACCGCTTGGGGTCGCGGGTTCCAGTCCTACCGCCCCGCGACCGCGGAGGAGGGCGGTACCGGAACGACGACGCCCCCGACGGACGGCTGA
- the cas6e gene encoding type I-E CRISPR-associated protein Cas6/Cse3/CasE, giving the protein MYLTRFRFNTNKTGSRRLLSSPQVLHAAVMGCFPEILPSEPGGPRVLWRLDRNSRAEVLLYVVSPTRPLMDDLMDQAGWRGVDDPERVWKSHDYTGFLDRLSKGQTWAFRLTANPVHSIRRKDGEPTKVTAHVTPRHQAGWLIQRQDASGFVIVRKPSDQQLLPGEDEYELTVHDRNAAGFDKPDPRPDRRGKRMRVPIVTATFDGRLTVTDPEALRRVLCAGLGRAKAYGCGLMTLAPVGTGR; this is encoded by the coding sequence ATGTACCTCACCCGCTTCCGCTTCAACACCAACAAGACGGGAAGCCGTCGGCTGCTGTCGTCCCCGCAGGTGCTGCACGCCGCCGTGATGGGCTGCTTCCCCGAGATACTGCCCTCCGAGCCGGGCGGGCCGCGCGTGCTGTGGCGACTGGACCGCAACTCGCGGGCGGAGGTGCTGCTGTACGTGGTGAGTCCGACCCGGCCGCTGATGGACGACCTCATGGACCAGGCCGGGTGGCGGGGCGTCGACGACCCGGAACGGGTGTGGAAGAGCCACGACTACACCGGGTTCCTCGACCGGCTGTCCAAGGGGCAGACGTGGGCGTTCCGGCTCACCGCCAACCCGGTGCACAGCATCCGGCGCAAGGACGGGGAGCCCACCAAGGTCACCGCGCACGTCACCCCGCGCCACCAGGCGGGGTGGCTGATCCAGCGGCAGGACGCCTCCGGGTTCGTGATCGTGCGCAAGCCCTCTGACCAGCAGTTGCTGCCGGGGGAGGACGAGTACGAACTGACCGTGCACGACCGGAACGCGGCGGGGTTCGACAAGCCGGACCCGCGGCCCGACCGCCGGGGGAAGCGGATGAGGGTGCCGATCGTCACGGCGACCTTCGACGGACGGCTCACCGTCACCGACCCGGAGGCGCTGCGCCGGGTGCTGTGCGCGGGGCTCGGCAGGGCCAAGGCGTACGGCTGCGGGCTGATGACGCTGGCGCCGGTGGGGACAGGGCGGTGA